The DNA sequence GCGGGCAGCTTCGACCTGCTGTACCGCCCCACGGGCGCAGATTTCCGCGCCCCGGAGGTTTCCATCAGCGAGGCGGAAACCGAGATCGGCTACTACCGGGGCGAGGGCCTGCTGCTGGAAGACGTGGTGCGGGAGCAGATTCTGCTCTCCCTGCCCGCCCGTTCGATGTGCTCGGAGGGATGCAAGGGACTGTGCCCGCGCTGCGGGCGCAACCTGAACCTGGAGCGCTGCGATTGCCCGGAACCTCCTCCGGACTCTCGCTGGGCGGCGCTGGAAGAGATCCGGCGCAAGCTGGACTAGATTGCTGACACCGGGGAGCTACAGCCCCCGACCAACTGAGGGTTTTTGCCATGGCCAATCCGAAACGGCGGCATTCCAAATCGCGCTCCAGCAAGCGGCGCGCGCACGACTTTCTCTCCGCGCACTCGCTCTCCGAGTGTCCCAACTGCCACGAGCGCAAGATGCCTCACCGCGCCTGCCCCAAGTGCGGCTATTACAAGGGCCGCGAAGTGCTGGAGATCAAGGCCGAGTAGCTTCTCGCCCTTGCCTAGCCACCGGCGATGCCGACCGTCATAGCTGTCGATGCGATGGGCTCGGACCGGGCGCCGAAACCGGAAGTTGAAGGCGCCATCCTCGCTGTCCGCCAGTTCGACGTGCGCGTCCTGCTGGTGGGCCAGGAAGAACGCCTGCGAGCCGAACTGGCTCTGCATCCGGCCGCAGTAAGAATGCCCATCGAGGTAGTGCACGCCTCCGAAGTCATCACCATGGAAGAAAAGGCCTCCAAGGCGGTGCGCGCCAAGCGCGATACCTCCATGCGGGTGGGCCTCCGCCTGGTGCGTGATGGCAAGGCAGCCGGCTTTGTCACCGCCGGCAACACCGGAGCCGCCATGGCGCTGGCCAAGGTGGTGCTGGGCGCGCTGCCCGGCGTGGACCGTCCGGCGCTGGCAGGAGCCTTCCCAACCGAAGCGGGCCACGCGGCCTTGCTGCTCGACGTGGGCGCCAACGTCGACTCCAAGCCCCACAACCTGGTCCAATTCGCCATCATGGGTGAAACCTACGCGCGTGTGATCCTTGGCAGGCGCAAGCCGCGGGTCGGCCTGCTCTCCATCGGCGAAGAGGAGGTCAAGGGCAACGAGCTCACCCGCGAAACCCTGCCGCTGCTGAAACGGCTCCCGCTGCACTTCGTGGGCAACGTGGAGGGCCGCGACCTGTTCCGCGGCAGCGTGGACGTCATGGTCTGCGACGGCTTCACCGGCAACGTGGCGCTGAAAATCTCTGAGGGTGTGGGACAGATGGTGCGCTCCATGTTGCGTCAGTCCCTGGAATCCACCGTTGCCTCCAAAGTCGGCTACCTGCTCTCCCGCCGCGCTTTCGAGGACTTCCGCCGGCGGCTGGACCACGCCGAGTACGGCGGCGCGCCCCTGCTGGGCGTGAAGGGCGCCTGCATCATCACCCACGGCTCCTCCAACAATAACGCCATCAAGAACGCCATCCGCGTGGCGGCGGAATTCGTCAGCGGCGGCGTCAATGCACGAATCGAACGCGAAATTGCCGCCATGGCAGGCAAGACCGCGGTGACCCATTGAGCCTGAACCGGCGCATCGCCTTCCTCTTTCCGGGCCAGGGGTCGCAGCAAGTCGGCATGGGCAAGGACCTGGCCGAACGTCATCCCGTGGTCCGGCAGACGTTCGCGGAGGCCGACGACGCTCTGGGTTACGCGCTCTCCACTCTCTGTTGGGAAGGCCCGGAAGAAAAGCTGCGCATGACCGAGACCACACAGCCCGCCATTCTTACGGTTTCGGTTGCGGCTCTGCGCGTGCTGGCGGAGAAAGGTGTGCGCCCCGCTCTGGTCGCGGGACACAGCCTGGGAGAGTACTCGGCGCACGTCGCCGCCGGAACCCTCTCCTTTGCTGACGCCGTGCGAACCGTGCGCAATCGCGGTCGCTACATGCAGGAGGCGGTGCCGGCCGGCAAGGGCGCCATGGCCGCTGTTCTGGGAATGTCGCTCGCGGCGCTGCAACAGGTGTGCGAGGAAGCCGCGCAGGGCGAGGTGGTCTCCCCGGCCAACATCAACTCGCCGGATCAGATCGTCATTTCCGGCGACAAGGCCGCGGTCGAGCGCGCTTCCGAACTCGCCAAACAGCGCGGCGCCAAGCGTGCCGTCATGCTGCCGGTTTCCGCGCCCTTCCATTGCGCGCTCATGCAGCCGGCCCAGGACCGCCTGGCCACGGATCTGCGCGCACTGAACTTCTCGACACCAGCCGTCCCGGTGGTG is a window from the Terriglobales bacterium genome containing:
- the plsX gene encoding phosphate acyltransferase PlsX encodes the protein MPTVIAVDAMGSDRAPKPEVEGAILAVRQFDVRVLLVGQEERLRAELALHPAAVRMPIEVVHASEVITMEEKASKAVRAKRDTSMRVGLRLVRDGKAAGFVTAGNTGAAMALAKVVLGALPGVDRPALAGAFPTEAGHAALLLDVGANVDSKPHNLVQFAIMGETYARVILGRRKPRVGLLSIGEEEVKGNELTRETLPLLKRLPLHFVGNVEGRDLFRGSVDVMVCDGFTGNVALKISEGVGQMVRSMLRQSLESTVASKVGYLLSRRAFEDFRRRLDHAEYGGAPLLGVKGACIITHGSSNNNAIKNAIRVAAEFVSGGVNARIEREIAAMAGKTAVTH
- the fabD gene encoding ACP S-malonyltransferase; this translates as MSLNRRIAFLFPGQGSQQVGMGKDLAERHPVVRQTFAEADDALGYALSTLCWEGPEEKLRMTETTQPAILTVSVAALRVLAEKGVRPALVAGHSLGEYSAHVAAGTLSFADAVRTVRNRGRYMQEAVPAGKGAMAAVLGMSLAALQQVCEEAAQGEVVSPANINSPDQIVISGDKAAVERASELAKQRGAKRAVMLPVSAPFHCALMQPAQDRLATDLRALNFSTPAVPVVNNVDAALTTSPDAARDALIRQVTGAVQWVGCVEGLRGAG
- the rpmF gene encoding 50S ribosomal protein L32 gives rise to the protein MANPKRRHSKSRSSKRRAHDFLSAHSLSECPNCHERKMPHRACPKCGYYKGREVLEIKAE
- a CDS encoding DUF177 domain-containing protein; protein product: MLIRIPDLEVQELVFQEGFQPGAIDLGPELAQQGLLETSGRAELVEEHHGRQKPVQDIRVVGKYAVRIGTRCARCLEPVEHALAGSFDLLYRPTGADFRAPEVSISEAETEIGYYRGEGLLLEDVVREQILLSLPARSMCSEGCKGLCPRCGRNLNLERCDCPEPPPDSRWAALEEIRRKLD